In Haloarcula salinisoli, a genomic segment contains:
- a CDS encoding DUF7284 family protein, whose amino-acid sequence MRPQNRAVSTSIDVIIAMLVLSAGITMIFLYQNSSPEQPPDTEEPDEIATLLSTTTVEINYTVRVSLGNKRPNVYRFTETGTLAYHLKRAALLNATIRANPNQQRLSYLPPCITVVKDYQGAVKEDDRFARSSNPGQTANDRRYPDSYYTSDYRLEEEHRIYRFTGLKDEFYNFSGRVPVLKKSKVNSSDRLQQQYLNSDGKPAREHMRKLNRSQTNSIKCNPTGAVAEDLLDQHYNPVDESKLRVGDSSLQLVRTNYDEKIQAKIDETLRQGTDNYQIQANWQPYARPDGARPYISGSVGIGEKPPRNADVSTATLVMPSGMATAEEVRNRTYTGGLSESIGAAIVEGYFPSAESKYEFDRGKPSQTYREDLYMRLILLTGAGTSPGLAYRVYARLSTSDSPDTGELNTILTDVFKQKIFVRDIYGTDESAIRSSISTGKVDIVVTTW is encoded by the coding sequence ATGCGACCCCAGAACCGAGCGGTCAGTACGTCCATCGACGTCATCATCGCGATGCTGGTGTTGAGCGCCGGCATCACGATGATTTTTCTCTATCAGAACTCATCGCCGGAACAGCCCCCGGACACCGAAGAGCCCGACGAGATAGCCACCCTCCTTTCGACGACGACCGTCGAGATCAACTACACTGTCAGGGTCTCACTGGGCAACAAGCGCCCGAACGTGTACAGGTTCACCGAGACGGGGACGCTGGCCTACCACCTGAAGCGCGCAGCCCTGCTGAACGCGACTATCAGGGCGAACCCGAACCAACAGCGGCTGAGCTACCTGCCGCCGTGTATCACCGTCGTGAAGGATTATCAGGGGGCGGTCAAGGAAGACGACCGGTTCGCCAGGAGTTCCAATCCGGGGCAAACCGCGAACGACCGCCGGTACCCGGACAGCTACTACACCAGCGACTACCGACTCGAAGAAGAGCACCGGATTTACAGGTTCACCGGGCTCAAAGACGAGTTCTACAACTTCTCGGGGAGGGTCCCCGTACTCAAAAAGAGCAAGGTGAACAGTTCTGACCGGCTGCAACAGCAGTACCTGAACAGTGACGGGAAACCAGCCCGAGAACACATGCGGAAACTCAATCGGTCCCAGACAAACAGCATCAAGTGTAACCCGACCGGCGCGGTCGCGGAGGACCTTCTCGACCAGCATTACAACCCCGTCGACGAGTCGAAACTGAGAGTCGGCGACAGCTCACTCCAGCTCGTCCGGACGAACTACGACGAGAAGATACAAGCGAAAATAGACGAGACGCTCCGGCAGGGCACCGATAACTACCAGATACAAGCGAACTGGCAGCCGTACGCGCGGCCCGACGGCGCCAGACCGTACATCTCCGGCTCCGTCGGCATAGGCGAGAAGCCGCCCAGAAACGCGGATGTCAGCACCGCGACGCTGGTGATGCCAAGCGGCATGGCCACGGCCGAGGAAGTCAGGAACCGCACGTACACCGGCGGACTCTCGGAGTCTATCGGCGCGGCAATCGTCGAGGGGTATTTCCCCTCGGCCGAATCGAAGTACGAGTTCGACCGCGGTAAACCAAGCCAGACATACCGGGAAGACCTGTACATGCGACTTATACTCCTCACCGGTGCCGGCACCTCTCCGGGTCTGGCATACAGAGTATACGCGCGGCTAAGCACCAGTGATTCACCCGATACAGGGGAGCTAAACACGATACTCACCGATGTGTTCAAGCAGAAGATATTCGTCCGGGACATCTACGGAACCGACGAATCGGCGATTCGGAGCAGTATCTCGACTGGGAAAGTGGATATCGTCGTCACGACGTGGTAA
- a CDS encoding DUF7285 family protein, with the protein MSGLLSSVSESDTRGTSSPVVVLISVAMFSLALALYMGYSSAITSDMSADRDVSEPALQRIWDEIANAGAYDRSVGLENAISTETLPQGRTTYVAITYTNNTGEQQLEEHVKFESDGTAASYSETPIPDHANTSSRPISVRYGPQEVKGARLHVGVA; encoded by the coding sequence GTGAGCGGACTATTATCGTCGGTTTCTGAATCTGACACGCGCGGGACCTCCTCGCCGGTCGTGGTCCTCATCTCGGTGGCGATGTTCTCGCTTGCGCTCGCGCTGTACATGGGGTACTCCAGCGCCATCACCAGCGATATGTCTGCCGACCGGGACGTCAGCGAACCAGCGCTGCAACGCATCTGGGACGAGATAGCCAACGCCGGTGCGTACGACAGGAGCGTCGGGCTCGAAAACGCCATCTCGACTGAGACCCTCCCGCAGGGCCGGACCACGTACGTGGCCATCACGTACACGAACAACACCGGGGAACAACAGCTGGAAGAACACGTCAAGTTCGAATCCGACGGAACGGCAGCGAGCTACAGCGAGACGCCGATTCCGGACCACGCCAACACCAGCAGTCGCCCCATCAGCGTCCGGTACGGGCCACAGGAGGTGAAAGGGGCCCGACTCCACGTCGGCGTGGCGTGA
- a CDS encoding DUF7283 family protein produces MEAFADRWVMYAGLAMITFTLLGAVLSMQSIPPPDADAAANTIDDAAGRGGGTHLEHEHNAKEVRAGAKRFGLRNEGGENHESIAFGTMVPVTVGDTHYEKLGKVLAGEQWQDVFDDKQAFLDRTDAATADAEGNEQWSEASGTLRVTTVVIDGERTIIVGF; encoded by the coding sequence ATGGAGGCCTTCGCCGACCGATGGGTGATGTACGCCGGCCTGGCGATGATTACGTTCACGCTGCTGGGGGCAGTGCTCTCGATGCAGTCGATACCACCGCCGGACGCGGACGCGGCCGCGAACACGATAGACGACGCGGCCGGGCGCGGCGGGGGGACCCATCTGGAGCACGAACACAACGCCAAGGAGGTCCGGGCGGGTGCCAAGCGGTTCGGGCTCAGAAACGAGGGCGGGGAGAACCACGAATCGATCGCCTTCGGGACGATGGTGCCCGTCACCGTCGGGGACACCCACTACGAGAAACTCGGGAAAGTGCTGGCCGGCGAGCAGTGGCAGGACGTCTTCGACGACAAGCAGGCGTTTCTCGACAGGACGGATGCAGCGACCGCGGATGCGGAAGGCAACGAGCAGTGGAGCGAGGCCAGTGGGACACTCAGAGTGACAACGGTGGTGATAGACGGTGAGCGGACTATTATCGTCGGTTTCTGA
- a CDS encoding MinD/ParA family ATP-binding protein encodes MRLAVSGGKGGVGKTTVSMNLGVELNAVVVDGDLTNADLPQTTGPDLHDVLAGRADPSEALVEFNSLTVLPCGRSLEGARASDLSKLESVVETLERRHGNVLIDSPAGLARDVGTILELADATVLVTTPEPTALADAAKTKELALDLDTPIAAVALNKVHSEGDAVQSSLEEVQDRFNASAVAIPEQTAIAESQERDRLITEYAPENPATEQFAELGWILQRNREWTSS; translated from the coding sequence ATGAGACTGGCAGTGTCGGGAGGCAAAGGCGGGGTCGGTAAGACGACAGTGTCGATGAATCTGGGTGTCGAATTGAACGCGGTGGTCGTAGACGGCGACCTGACGAACGCAGACCTGCCCCAGACGACGGGTCCGGACCTCCACGACGTGCTCGCCGGTCGCGCCGACCCGTCCGAAGCGCTGGTAGAGTTCAACTCGCTCACAGTCCTCCCGTGTGGCCGGTCCCTAGAGGGGGCCCGCGCGTCTGACCTCTCGAAGCTCGAATCGGTCGTCGAGACGCTCGAACGGCGACACGGAAACGTACTCATCGATAGCCCCGCTGGGCTGGCCCGCGACGTCGGGACGATACTCGAGCTGGCCGACGCCACGGTGCTCGTCACGACGCCGGAGCCGACCGCGCTGGCCGACGCTGCCAAGACCAAGGAGCTGGCGCTGGACCTGGACACGCCCATCGCCGCCGTGGCCCTCAACAAGGTCCACTCAGAGGGAGACGCCGTACAGTCGTCACTCGAGGAGGTTCAGGACCGGTTCAACGCGTCGGCCGTCGCGATTCCGGAACAGACCGCCATCGCCGAGTCACAGGAACGCGACCGACTGATAACCGAGTACGCCCCGGAGAATCCGGCGACCGAGCAGTTCGCCGAACTCGGGTGGATTCTCCAGCGGAACCGCGAGTGGACGTCGAGCTGA
- a CDS encoding type II/IV secretion system ATPase subunit, with translation MLDSNSEYSLGSLAARAGFDGYFDSDSADSAETSPIETRWDERQLTIVTDGTSWDLADDAADRRTVVEALQDRTATQLTVESDSLEYVYDDRTLDLFAAAAQYHDLASNRDGQLAEEVVTDPLTVGTKLRERSGPIVEVGQESGLLAATDGIDSYESLVDPMVGLTIAGYHVKNTLPTGAQLRTTRTLDTQSKVRIYDRPDNIPLYYIDLVDLNLSGDKRRLLVDAYEAIAHGEVSGDKAASEAIEYVTEDTDDPLLASILRKYTTGYGILEEFFSDPEITDVFATAPIDINPLRVTVDGESMETNIHYSPTGVGSLGSRIRRTSGRAFSRAAPTVDATADLNNGVGLRVAGVTDPVSEGVAFAFREKSDDKFTLPALIKNGTMSAQSAAFLSIAMDRNAAALIAGTRGAGKTTLLGTLLYELRPETRTVIIEDTPELPVRPLQEVGRDIQALRTGDEGGLELSPADALHTALRLGDGALVVGEIRGEEAQVLYEAMRVGANANAVLGTIHGNGAEDVYERVVSDLDVPPSSFGATDLVVTMQSYETPDGRKRRLSAIEGVISDGEGNISFESLYTYDGQRASPTGRVQRGESRFLDAITAPTESYADLLTAVDERSDHLKTLAMDGRTSPEEVARAYVQHR, from the coding sequence ATGCTGGACAGCAACTCGGAGTATTCGCTTGGCTCTCTGGCAGCCAGGGCTGGATTCGACGGGTACTTTGATTCGGACAGTGCCGACTCGGCGGAGACCAGTCCCATCGAGACCAGATGGGACGAGCGGCAACTGACTATCGTCACCGACGGAACCAGCTGGGACCTCGCAGACGACGCGGCCGACCGTCGAACCGTCGTCGAGGCACTTCAGGACAGGACTGCGACCCAGCTCACGGTCGAGTCGGACAGTCTCGAATACGTCTACGACGACCGCACGCTCGACCTGTTCGCCGCGGCCGCACAGTACCACGACCTGGCCAGCAACCGCGACGGCCAGCTGGCCGAGGAGGTCGTGACCGACCCGCTCACGGTCGGCACGAAGCTCAGAGAGCGGTCCGGCCCCATCGTCGAGGTCGGCCAGGAGTCCGGGCTGCTGGCGGCCACCGACGGTATCGACAGCTACGAATCGCTCGTCGACCCGATGGTGGGACTGACAATCGCTGGCTATCACGTCAAAAATACGCTCCCGACGGGCGCACAGCTTCGGACCACCCGGACACTCGATACCCAGAGCAAGGTACGTATCTACGACCGCCCGGACAACATCCCGCTGTACTACATCGACCTGGTCGACCTGAATCTCTCCGGCGACAAGCGGCGGCTCCTCGTCGACGCGTACGAGGCCATCGCCCACGGAGAGGTGTCGGGCGACAAGGCCGCCTCGGAGGCCATCGAGTACGTCACCGAGGACACAGACGACCCGCTGCTTGCGTCAATACTGCGGAAGTACACCACCGGATACGGCATTCTCGAGGAGTTCTTCTCGGACCCGGAGATAACCGACGTGTTCGCGACCGCCCCCATCGACATCAATCCGCTCCGGGTGACCGTCGACGGGGAGTCGATGGAGACGAACATCCACTACTCGCCGACCGGGGTTGGCTCTCTCGGGTCGCGGATTCGCCGGACGAGCGGCCGCGCCTTCTCGCGGGCCGCGCCGACCGTCGACGCGACGGCGGACCTGAACAACGGTGTCGGGCTCCGCGTGGCCGGCGTCACCGACCCCGTCTCGGAGGGTGTCGCCTTTGCGTTCCGAGAGAAATCCGACGACAAGTTCACGCTGCCGGCGCTGATAAAGAACGGGACGATGTCCGCCCAGTCTGCCGCGTTCCTCTCGATCGCCATGGACCGCAACGCTGCGGCGCTCATCGCCGGGACCCGTGGCGCCGGGAAGACGACACTCCTGGGCACGCTGCTGTACGAACTTCGCCCCGAGACGCGCACCGTCATCATCGAGGACACGCCGGAACTCCCGGTCAGGCCCTTACAGGAGGTCGGTCGCGACATCCAGGCGCTCCGGACCGGCGACGAGGGCGGGCTCGAACTGTCGCCTGCGGACGCACTCCATACGGCCCTGCGACTCGGTGACGGCGCGCTGGTCGTCGGCGAAATCCGCGGCGAGGAGGCCCAGGTCCTCTACGAGGCGATGCGTGTCGGTGCGAACGCCAACGCCGTGCTGGGGACCATCCACGGTAACGGCGCCGAGGACGTCTACGAGCGGGTCGTCTCCGACCTCGACGTCCCGCCCTCGTCGTTCGGCGCGACGGACCTCGTCGTGACGATGCAGTCCTACGAGACGCCCGACGGTCGCAAGCGGCGGCTCTCGGCCATCGAAGGCGTCATCTCCGACGGTGAGGGCAACATCTCTTTCGAGTCACTGTACACCTACGACGGGCAGCGAGCCTCCCCGACCGGGCGGGTCCAGCGCGGTGAGAGCCGCTTTCTCGACGCCATCACGGCGCCAACGGAGAGCTACGCCGACCTCCTGACGGCGGTCGACGAACGCAGCGACCACCTCAAGACGCTCGCGATGGACGGCCGCACCAGTCCCGAGGAAGTCGCCAGAGCGTACGTCCAACATCGGTGA
- a CDS encoding secretion system protein translates to MAGTLRDALPIFAKLYPWEVDTSDALADALSYLYWDESPETIVKAGYGAGFVAFLLTTPLLLISLPLPAIFAVMLALTAATIHAVHSLPSILAAVQRTEDLGQAPNLIGRIVLRMKIQPSIESAVRFAADTGEQPLYDHLNEHIERSIGSPRSGLLTFAEEWGDEFPSLQRSAHLLNTAQDASPEKREETLDRALSAMLRGTQDQMAEFIETIRRPTTALYAFGIMLPLALVALMPAVSVAGISVGIEAFAVVYLILLPSLIVAASVWLLTRRPVAFPPPDVSRGHPDVERPWYVAFGLALLVAGPAAAVTVLLNVSYIGHIAAVGMALGLVLYLHYEPVVEVQEWIHDVENHLVDALYTVGRQVDDSEAVEAAIATAGDRLTGQTGEMFERAAGRQERLHLTVKQAFLGRYGVLDEIPSPRARATAALLAIAAEEGQPAGETIVSMSDHIEELQTVEQNAKRELSQVTATLQNTAMIFGPVVAGATVALADAMSSKGVTFGNLSTQATSLSIGPLAVVVGIYVLLLSVLLQPLSIGLRHGLDGPLIGFETGKSMLVATPLYVITVFSVGVLV, encoded by the coding sequence ATGGCAGGCACACTCAGAGACGCGCTCCCGATATTCGCGAAGCTCTACCCATGGGAGGTCGATACCAGCGACGCGCTCGCCGACGCGCTCTCGTATCTCTACTGGGACGAGTCCCCGGAGACCATCGTCAAGGCGGGCTATGGCGCCGGATTCGTCGCGTTTCTCCTCACGACACCGCTGTTGCTGATATCGCTGCCGCTGCCGGCCATCTTCGCCGTCATGCTGGCCCTGACCGCGGCGACGATTCACGCCGTCCACTCGCTACCGTCGATACTGGCCGCCGTCCAGCGAACGGAGGACCTCGGGCAGGCGCCGAATCTCATCGGTCGAATCGTCCTGCGGATGAAGATACAGCCGTCGATCGAGAGCGCGGTCCGGTTTGCGGCCGACACCGGCGAACAGCCGCTGTACGACCATCTGAACGAACACATCGAGCGGTCGATTGGCTCGCCCCGGAGCGGACTGCTGACCTTCGCCGAGGAGTGGGGCGACGAGTTCCCGTCGCTGCAGCGCTCGGCCCACCTGCTCAACACGGCACAGGACGCCAGTCCCGAGAAACGCGAAGAGACACTCGACAGGGCCCTCTCCGCGATGCTTAGGGGTACGCAAGACCAGATGGCCGAATTTATCGAGACGATTCGTCGCCCGACGACCGCCCTCTACGCGTTCGGTATCATGCTTCCCCTGGCCCTCGTCGCCCTGATGCCTGCGGTCTCCGTCGCCGGTATCTCTGTCGGAATCGAGGCGTTCGCCGTCGTCTATCTTATTTTGCTTCCAAGCCTCATCGTCGCCGCCAGCGTCTGGCTGCTCACCCGGCGACCGGTCGCGTTCCCGCCGCCGGACGTCTCGCGAGGCCATCCCGACGTCGAGCGCCCCTGGTACGTCGCCTTCGGTCTCGCGCTGCTGGTCGCCGGCCCTGCAGCCGCTGTCACGGTCTTGCTTAACGTCTCGTACATCGGTCACATCGCCGCCGTCGGCATGGCTCTCGGGCTCGTCCTCTACCTGCACTACGAGCCGGTAGTCGAGGTCCAGGAGTGGATACACGACGTCGAGAACCACCTCGTGGACGCGCTCTATACGGTCGGCCGACAGGTCGACGACAGCGAGGCGGTCGAAGCCGCTATCGCCACCGCCGGTGACCGACTGACCGGCCAGACCGGCGAGATGTTCGAGCGGGCCGCCGGCCGCCAGGAACGGCTCCACCTCACGGTCAAGCAGGCGTTCCTCGGACGCTACGGTGTCCTCGATGAGATTCCGAGTCCGCGGGCGCGGGCGACCGCGGCGCTGCTCGCTATCGCGGCCGAAGAGGGACAGCCCGCGGGCGAGACCATCGTCTCGATGTCGGACCACATCGAGGAACTCCAGACGGTCGAACAGAACGCAAAGCGGGAGCTGTCACAGGTAACCGCGACACTGCAGAACACGGCGATGATATTCGGCCCCGTCGTCGCCGGCGCGACTGTCGCCCTCGCCGACGCGATGTCGAGCAAGGGCGTCACGTTCGGTAACCTCTCGACGCAGGCGACCTCGCTCTCTATCGGACCGCTCGCCGTCGTCGTCGGCATCTACGTGCTCCTGCTCAGTGTCCTGCTTCAGCCCCTCTCTATCGGGCTTCGGCACGGACTCGACGGCCCGCTAATCGGGTTCGAGACCGGCAAATCGATGCTCGTCGCCACCCCGCTGTACGTCATTACGGTGTTTTCCGTCGGCGTGCTCGTCTAG
- a CDS encoding DUF7310 family coiled-coil domain-containing protein, giving the protein MTTIEQLEQRVAAVENTVTNGDVEFEEISEITQLIEDVAEMSEQLEALESRLVAVEGATESLEGYVGNVRSVNQETEDRADAAIAAVDRLEKKIETFERQVSVEAFEALTERVERLEQDQQQLAQKRTQESETPSEFVFGTPTENGDGDSDQPAAGRPTTTEPSNGAEPIDPAANDHDRHENSQSAERLPPQQQRMNETYGSGSPASNAQSDAQGNAQSDAQSDEDEADDDGTFGNLLSFDNEMPEWLKK; this is encoded by the coding sequence ATGACTACCATCGAGCAGCTCGAACAACGCGTGGCCGCAGTCGAGAACACCGTCACCAACGGAGACGTGGAGTTCGAAGAGATCAGCGAGATTACACAGCTTATCGAGGATGTTGCCGAGATGAGCGAGCAGCTAGAAGCGCTCGAAAGTCGGCTGGTAGCGGTCGAGGGGGCGACGGAGTCACTGGAGGGGTACGTCGGAAACGTCAGGTCGGTCAACCAGGAGACCGAGGACCGGGCCGACGCCGCGATTGCGGCCGTCGACAGACTGGAAAAGAAGATAGAGACGTTCGAACGACAGGTGAGCGTCGAGGCGTTCGAAGCGCTCACAGAGCGGGTCGAGCGCCTGGAGCAAGACCAGCAACAGCTGGCCCAAAAGCGGACACAGGAGTCGGAGACGCCCAGTGAGTTCGTCTTCGGGACGCCCACAGAGAACGGCGATGGCGACAGTGACCAGCCGGCCGCCGGGAGGCCGACGACCACGGAGCCCTCGAACGGTGCGGAGCCGATCGACCCGGCAGCCAACGACCACGACCGCCACGAGAACAGTCAGTCGGCCGAACGGCTCCCGCCCCAGCAACAGCGGATGAACGAAACCTATGGCTCGGGCTCGCCCGCGAGCAACGCTCAGAGCGACGCCCAGGGCAACGCTCAGAGCGACGCTCAGAGCGACGAGGACGAGGCAGACGACGACGGAACGTTCGGGAACCTGCTCAGTTTCGACAACGAGATGCCCGAGTGGCTGAAAAAATGA
- a CDS encoding DUF7311 family protein — translation MMRHVVAVLMTIALVSVSLPVIDDVAADRSQQTLETELSQIRNSAESLSHEEENARANTSNPRRIVELDFPDASFTTKPVETARITPNHDAGTTRITYAVVGRTTSQMTVDAVVAGPDNGTVELGGDEKRRFVLELTHDSANNRVVELRRYN, via the coding sequence ATGATGCGCCACGTCGTGGCGGTGTTGATGACCATCGCCCTGGTCTCGGTGTCGCTGCCGGTAATAGACGACGTCGCCGCCGACCGGAGCCAGCAGACCCTCGAAACGGAACTCTCGCAGATTCGGAACTCGGCAGAGTCACTCAGCCACGAAGAGGAGAACGCGAGAGCCAACACGAGTAATCCGCGACGAATCGTGGAACTGGACTTTCCCGATGCGTCTTTCACAACGAAGCCGGTAGAGACTGCCCGGATAACCCCGAACCACGACGCCGGTACAACCAGGATAACGTACGCGGTGGTCGGCCGCACCACCAGTCAGATGACTGTCGACGCCGTCGTCGCCGGTCCAGACAACGGGACCGTCGAACTCGGTGGCGACGAGAAACGGCGGTTCGTCCTCGAGCTCACGCACGATTCGGCAAACAACCGTGTCGTCGAGCTCCGTCGATACAACTGA
- a CDS encoding DUF7119 family protein, whose translation MPDDAPSTDRESPVGKPVIRGDPTFTGQHAEEAVEFDPDDPESLELAAQTVRRFSENTAGADDNVYMLRGAAACAALVRGEGSYKAAAQRAGGDATVSFIRKWSRVHDLPRSIRVHVAKGEIAPTAAKHIARLAGEARLLLAWAALDHDLTVRQIRAVASGVNDGATIEDALATEGYQLGKLTIDIDVDAYCKLRRRAALDATDPSSVVTESLESTLGDGP comes from the coding sequence ATGCCAGACGACGCACCGTCGACCGACCGGGAGTCGCCGGTCGGGAAACCGGTCATCCGCGGCGACCCGACCTTCACCGGGCAACACGCCGAGGAGGCCGTCGAGTTCGACCCCGACGACCCCGAGAGCCTCGAACTCGCCGCCCAAACTGTGCGGCGCTTCTCCGAGAACACCGCCGGCGCGGACGACAACGTCTACATGCTTCGGGGCGCCGCGGCGTGTGCCGCGCTCGTCCGCGGCGAGGGCTCTTACAAGGCCGCAGCACAGCGAGCCGGCGGCGACGCCACCGTCTCCTTTATCCGAAAGTGGTCCCGTGTCCACGACCTCCCGCGCTCGATTCGCGTCCACGTCGCCAAAGGAGAGATCGCCCCCACCGCCGCGAAACACATCGCCCGCCTGGCCGGAGAAGCCCGTCTCCTGCTTGCCTGGGCCGCGCTGGACCACGACCTGACAGTGCGACAGATACGCGCCGTCGCCAGCGGCGTCAACGACGGCGCGACCATCGAGGATGCGCTCGCGACCGAGGGGTACCAGCTCGGCAAGCTCACCATCGACATCGACGTCGACGCCTACTGCAAACTCCGACGGCGCGCCGCCCTCGACGCGACCGACCCGAGTTCGGTCGTCACCGAGTCACTGGAATCGACGCTCGGCGACGGACCGTAA
- a CDS encoding nitrite/sulfite reductase, whose protein sequence is MPSKVEGWKDEVYGNEIREHLMEFAEEGWEAIPEDEHDAWFERFKWWGLYHQRSGQESYFMMRIGTPNGVIKPGQLEVIGEIARDYARGPADNPEFGPAVCDWTTRQSIQLHWIKLEDIPDIFEKLESVGLSTQQACGDSWRNIVGCPVAGKDKHEHVDAWPVAEELHETFKGNDDYSNLPRKWKVAITGCDEGCGQGDINDLAFEPAEKNGEVGFNVRVGGGLSRKEARLARDIDVWVPADQAADVAHGMSALFREYGDREDRFNARIKFLMDEWGPEKMRQVLQDEFVDFELETAGEDMREKYTYNSGGQTGHNDHVGINEQPDGNYYVGLNVLVGRMGAEDTLELAELADEYGSGEVRLTQRQNVIIMDVPEDELEELKNEPLLDDYSPNPSPFMRGSIACTGTEYCSLSIVETKNRQVRYARWLKDNVELPADHEDFHIHLSGCTASCAQPQIADVSLRGMKTRKDGEPVEALDIGLGGGLGEDPRFADWVEMRVPADEVPGAIKNLVNSFKELREDGETFRDFVEARDEETLADLVEPEETDYDDPYMHNTKMTWYPYAEDDEMSASPAPTDGQGNSLEADD, encoded by the coding sequence ATGCCCAGCAAAGTCGAAGGATGGAAAGACGAGGTCTACGGCAACGAGATTCGCGAGCACCTCATGGAGTTCGCGGAGGAGGGATGGGAGGCCATCCCGGAAGACGAACACGACGCGTGGTTCGAGCGCTTCAAGTGGTGGGGACTGTACCACCAGCGCTCGGGCCAGGAATCCTACTTCATGATGCGTATCGGGACACCGAACGGCGTCATCAAGCCTGGCCAGCTCGAGGTCATCGGCGAAATCGCCCGTGACTACGCCCGCGGTCCCGCCGACAACCCCGAGTTCGGCCCGGCCGTCTGTGACTGGACGACACGCCAGTCCATCCAGCTCCACTGGATCAAGCTGGAGGACATCCCGGACATCTTCGAGAAGCTCGAATCTGTCGGTCTTTCTACCCAGCAGGCCTGCGGTGACTCCTGGCGCAACATCGTCGGCTGCCCGGTCGCCGGCAAGGACAAACACGAACACGTCGACGCCTGGCCCGTCGCCGAGGAGCTCCACGAGACGTTCAAGGGCAACGACGACTACTCGAACCTCCCGCGCAAGTGGAAAGTCGCTATCACCGGCTGTGACGAGGGCTGTGGTCAGGGCGACATCAACGACCTCGCCTTCGAGCCCGCCGAGAAGAACGGCGAAGTCGGCTTCAACGTTCGCGTCGGCGGCGGCCTCTCCCGGAAGGAAGCCCGCCTCGCTCGTGACATCGACGTCTGGGTCCCGGCCGACCAGGCTGCCGACGTCGCCCACGGGATGTCCGCGCTGTTCCGCGAGTACGGCGACCGCGAGGACCGCTTCAACGCCCGCATCAAGTTCCTCATGGACGAGTGGGGTCCCGAGAAGATGCGCCAGGTCCTCCAGGACGAGTTCGTCGACTTCGAACTCGAGACCGCCGGCGAGGACATGCGCGAGAAGTACACCTACAACTCCGGCGGGCAGACGGGTCACAACGACCACGTCGGCATCAACGAACAGCCCGACGGCAACTACTACGTCGGCCTGAACGTCCTCGTGGGCCGGATGGGCGCCGAGGACACGCTGGAACTGGCCGAACTCGCCGACGAGTACGGCTCCGGCGAGGTCCGACTCACCCAGCGCCAGAACGTCATCATCATGGACGTCCCCGAGGACGAACTCGAGGAGCTGAAGAACGAGCCGTTGCTCGACGATTACTCCCCGAACCCCTCGCCGTTCATGCGTGGCTCTATCGCCTGTACCGGCACGGAGTACTGCTCGCTCTCTATCGTCGAGACGAAGAACCGCCAGGTTCGCTACGCCCGCTGGCTCAAGGACAACGTCGAGCTCCCCGCCGACCACGAGGACTTCCACATCCACCTCTCGGGCTGTACCGCCTCCTGTGCCCAGCCCCAGATCGCCGACGTCTCCCTGCGCGGCATGAAGACGCGCAAAGACGGCGAGCCCGTCGAGGCACTCGACATCGGCCTGGGCGGCGGTCTCGGCGAGGACCCGCGCTTCGCGGACTGGGTCGAGATGCGCGTCCCCGCCGACGAGGTGCCCGGTGCAATCAAGAACCTCGTCAACAGCTTCAAAGAACTGCGCGAGGACGGCGAGACGTTCCGTGACTTCGTCGAAGCGCGCGACGAGGAGACGCTGGCCGACCTCGTGGAGCCCGAGGAGACCGACTACGACGACCCGTATATGCACAACACGAAGATGACGTGGTACCCCTACGCGGAAGACGACGAGATGAGCGCCTCGCCCGCGCCAACGGACGGTCAGGGGAACTCGCTCGAAGCCGACGACTGA